GAACGGCTGCGCTCAGCCCTGGAGGCAGGCTCCGGCAATTATTCGCTGTGCCACGGCCTCGCAGGCAATGCGGAGGCGCTGATCGCGGGCAGCGGCCTCATCGAAACGCGCGATCTGGTCGAGACGATCGCCATGCTCGGGATCGATCGTTTCGGCGACGATCCGCGCTCCTGGCCGGCGGGGGTCGATTCCGGTAGCGCGACCTCGCCGACCCTGATGCTGGGGCTGGCCGGCACCGGGCACTTCCTGCTGCGTGTGGACGACCTCGCGACACCTTCCATCCTCCTGCCGGACTGCGAGTTCGGTGCTGTAAGCGAAGCTTCCGAGGGGCTCGCAGACGCCTTCCGCCGCTTCACGCCCGATACCCGGCCAGAAGCCGCTTCAGCCGATCCGCTTCCGGTTTGAGATCCCGCAGGTAGCGCAACGTGAAGGTCGCGGTGCTGAACAGAAGTGCGCCGCCCATCAGGATCGCCGCATCGCGAAGGTTGGACGACGTCATCTTCCCGATGGTGCGCAATTGGAACAGGGCGATCACGAGTGCGGCGATGAAGACAGGAAGAGCGTAAAGCAGCGTTCGGATGCGGCGGCGCGCGGCTGCATTTTCGTCGATCAACGCACTTATCGCCTCGGGGATCGAATTCGGGATCTCCGGAAACTTGTCGAGGTGGCGCCGATATTGGTGAACCACTGCCGCAAACGCAGCCCAACTCACCAGCAGCATGGCCGCCGCACCCCATTCCCGAGCTGCATCGGCGACCTGACGGATGAAGAAGGCGTTGACGACCATGCCGGTCCAGGCGAGCATCGCCAATCCGATCAAGCCGATCTGCAGCCGGAACTTGCGCCGGCGGGTGGCAAGACTGTGCATCATTTCCTCCATCAGGTAGGCCGCACCGGCCTCGCTCGGACGATTTGCCGATGAGGCGTAGGCGCGTTCGAGCCGTTCAAAATCCATCCTGATCCTCCTCTACGAGAGCGGCGATGCGGGTGCGGGCGCGGCTCAGGCGCGCTCCGACATTGCCGATGGTCATCTGGTGAAGCGCTGCGATGTCGGCATAGGTGACGCCCTCGAGTGAAAGCAGAACGAGCGATCGATCGATCGGCGGGAGCTTGCGAATGGCCGCATACAGGCGCTCGAGCAGCATCGCCTCCGTCGGATCCGCTGCAGCCTGGTCCAAGGCACCACGTTCCGCCTCGGCGGCCCGGCTGCGCCGCCGTCCGTCCTGGCGCCGCCAGGTCAGAGCGCGATTATGGGCGACCCGGTAGAAAAAGGTGGCGGCCGCGCTGTCGCCGCGGAAGACGGGTGCCGCCTTCCAGACCGCGATCATCAGCTCCTGCAGCAGATCATGCTGGTCGGCCGGTTGCGCGAACGCGCGGCTGACCCGCTGCAGAATGCCGATATGCTCCTTCAGCCATTCCGCGCGATTCGGCACTGGTTCAGCCATCCCAAATCCCTTCGATGGCTTAGACGCGGGTCGCCC
The nucleotide sequence above comes from Sphingosinicella sp. BN140058. Encoded proteins:
- a CDS encoding RNA polymerase sigma factor, which codes for MAEPVPNRAEWLKEHIGILQRVSRAFAQPADQHDLLQELMIAVWKAAPVFRGDSAAATFFYRVAHNRALTWRRQDGRRRSRAAEAERGALDQAAADPTEAMLLERLYAAIRKLPPIDRSLVLLSLEGVTYADIAALHQMTIGNVGARLSRARTRIAALVEEDQDGF